The genomic interval TATGCTCCTCACCCCCCTGAGCTCGAGCTCCCGCATGGAGAGAGCGTAGCTGAGGAGGTGTATGTGAGAATCAACAATCCCGGGGATCAGGACCCGACCCTCGGCATCCAAGAACCTGGCCCTTCCCCTGTACCCCTCGCAAAGGCTGGAGGATCCCACCTCGAGTATCCTCCCGTTCCCGATGACGACGCAACTCCTCTCGTAGCTCCCCATGACCCTGGCGTTCTCGATGGCGAACAGCAAGGGATCACCCGGGGGGTGTCTGCGGGCAGCTTATTACCGCGACCCCCGGCCCTGGGCTCCGGCCCGAGCTAATGAATTCTCCAGCGGACCTCCCGCATCAGGGACAAAGGGAGCTCATTTCTGAGCTCCTCAGCCCTCCTCACGGCCGCCAACACTGCATTCATGAGGGCAGCCCTGAACCCACGCCTCTCCAGCTCATGCAAGCCGGCTATGGTGACGCCCCCTGGGGTGAGGACCATGTCCCTCAGCTCCGCTGGGTGCTTCCCCGTCAAAACCATCTTTGAGGCACCCAGAAGGGTCTTGGCAGCCATCCTTATGGCCAGATCCCTAGCGAGACCAACCCTGACACCCGCATCCGCCAGGGCCTCCACCATCATGAAGACGTAAGCCGGGCCGCTGCCGCTCAGTCCGGTCACCGCATCCATGAGCTCCTCCTCCACGACGACGCATTCACCGACCGAGCTGAATATCCCCTTGGCGACCTCTATGTCAGGCTCCCTCGCGCTCCTGCCAGGGGAGAGAGCGGTTATGGACTCGCCCACGATCAGGGCGAGATTTGGCATGGCCCTGACGATCCTGGCACCGGGCATCAGCTTCTCCAGGAATTCTGTGGTCAGGGACGCCGCCAAGGAGATCACAAGCTTCCCCCTCACTCTCTCCCTTATCTCATCCGCCAGATCCATGATCTGCTTTGGTTTAACCGCTATCACGACAACACTTCCCCTGCTAGCGGCCTCCTCGCTTGGAAGGATCTCAATACCAGAGGACTCGACATCCCTGTGCCTCTCCGGGTGGGCCGTGGAGGCTAGGACGCGATAACCCTCCTTGGAAAGGGCCAGGGCAAGGGAGGTGCCTATCCTGCCCAGGCCGATCACCGCCACGGGCTCAAACAGGAAGGCGCTCACCCATGATGGACCCCGCTCGGCTCGAGCCTCCCTAATTTAAAGCTGCACCTCAAAGCCGCATGCAGGGCTTCGGGATCAGAAGTCCATGGAGTTAACTATCTCATCCGGGAGTCCGGGGCAGTTGATCCTGAGCCAGGCCTTGCTCTCCTCTATCTCCGCCCTCAGGAGCTCCTCGAACTCGCTCATGCTGTAGTGAGCCGTTGGGCTCAGCTCCCTGAGCCTCCCCTCCTCCAAGCCCGGGATCCTCCTCGGCACGAGCACCCTCTCCCCCCAGAACGGATGGGGCTCGTACTCGACGGCTCCCCTGGAGGACTGAAGTATGAATAGCTCGTCCTCCTCTATGGTCGGCTTGGAACCGCCCTTAATCCTGATCCCACCTCCGGACTCCTCCATCAAGGGCTCCGGGACCATGAGCCTCCTCCCTTGGATCTCCCTCTCGACCCACCTGTAGTCCGCTCCCACCCTGCCCGTGGTCACGAAGACGTATACCTCGATCGGATCGCTCTCCCTCCTCTTCCTCAGCATCTCGTAGAACCTCATGACGTGCATCGAGTCCGGCACCCCTATGGTGAACTCGGAGAACCTGGGGACGTACCTTATCTTCCCGACCAGCTCCTTGGCCTGAGCCGGGTGACCTATGGTCTTACCGTCCGCCAGGAACTTGGCGGCGACCGCGGGATCCTCCACCCTCATCCAGGCGTAGGAGGTGAAGTAGCTGGGTGATAGGAAGAGGGCCGTGGTGAGCGGACCGCTCGAGGCCACATCCCCATCGAAGAATCCGGTATCCTCCAGGTAAAGCACGGTCCTCGAGTTCCTGTTTGGCCTCCCGAAGTACCTGAAGAGCTCCCCGGAGAAGGAGGGGTAGCCCCTCTCATCGAACTCCGTGTTCTCGTGAAGGGCCCTGCTGCTCATGGCCCCCCTCCACATCGCCACCTGCTCTGGTGTCAAGTCCTCGGTCTTCGTCCACGCCCCGCGCTCCGATCCGTAGACCCTATCCTCGCATATCGCTATTATATCATCGTTCCTTATCACCTGATCCCTCACGAGCTCCAAGGGATTGACCCCGAACCTCTCCACGAAGATCCTCGAGTTCACCTCGTCCCAGGCGTAGAAGCTGTGGGTGGACTTGCCGCTCCCGGTCAACCCCCATATCGCCATGACAACCCTTCTCCACCTTCCATCAACTCCCTTGACGGTGAACTCCCTCAAGGCGGCGTGCTCCCCCGTGCACCCCTTCCCATAGACGTAGTTGATCCAGTGGCAGAGAACCCCCTTCTTCACCTCGCCCTGGTAGGATGAGACCGTGATTATGGTCAGCCAGTCGTTGGGGAACCTGAGGACCATCATCATCCTGTCTGTCCCGGGTATCATGGGGTTCCCCAGGTAGTGGGGGATGACGAAGAGCACGACATCGGGCCTCCCATCCCTGGGAGCTGGGAAGACGAGCTGAGACCACCTGTAGGCTATGTCCGGGAACTGGGGATCCACGTAAACCCTGGCGTGCATCTGAACCTTTGTGCCGGGCTTACCGACGTAACCATCCACCTTTATCAGGGGACCCTGCGCCAGTATGTGCTCGAGCACCCTCATCATCAGCAGCTTGTGCTCCCTCCTAAGCTCACCCTCGTCATTCACAACCACTGTGTTCGCGGCGGACCTGCTCCATATGTTGGATGCCCATCCCCAGGCACCGTTCGCGTAACGCGTCCCGTAGAGCTTCGCCCTCTCAAAAAGGTCATCTGGGTTGTCCAAGATCGGGGTGATTCCGGCCCTCCTCTTCGCCTCCAGGATCCTCTCGAAGGCCTCCATGAAGCTCTTGGGGGTCATCTCCTCCAGAGGGGGAATAAGCTCCCTCATGATTCACCAGCCCCCAGAGAATCGGCCACCTCCCCTATCACCCTGAAGAGCTCCCTTATCTCAGGCTTCCCGAGGACCCCGTAGCTCACCCTGAAGAACTCCCTTCCTCCCCTGAAGGCGGCCGCAGGGACTATCCCGACAACCGGATCCCAGTCCAGCAGCCTTATAGCGAGCTCATTCGAGTCCCTCACCTTGGGATGCCTGGCGTAGAGGTAGAAGGCTCCTCCAGGCTCCGGGAAGATGAGCCCGGCTTCTCTAGCCCTCCTGACGACCTCCTCCCTCAGCTCCGCGTAGCGTCCCCTCACCCCGGCGAAGTAATCTTCGGTCGCCGACCTTATCATCTCCGTGATCAGGAGCTGCGAGGCCTCCGAGGCGCCGGCGGTCATCAGGTAGAGCAACCTGCCGACTATCTCTGGTCTCTCGGCCCCCCAGTAGATGTAGCCTATCCTGATCCCGGGAAGGGCGAAAGTCTTGCTGAAGGTGTCGGCGATCACGTCCCCGACGACCTCGACCTTATCACCGAAGTATATCTGGGAGTAGGCGGCATCGTTTATCAGGAGCACGTTCCTCCTGCTCAGCTCGGACCAAAGATCCCTCAGCTCCGAGTTTGGGGCAACATGACCGGTTGGATTGTTCGGGTAGTTTATCAGGACTGCTGATGCATCATCGGACTTGCTCAAGATCTCGTTCACAAGGTCCTCGGAGAGGGGATCGTATGCGGCCACGCTGTAGCCGAACTCCGTCGCATGCTCGAAGTATTGGGGAAAACCGGGAGCCGGAACCAGGATCCTGCCCCTCCTCAACCTCTGGGCGGCCAGCGCCGATATGAGCAGGGACTGAGCGCCCCCATTCGTTATGAAGATCCTCTCCTCATGAAACTCCCTGCCAAGAAACCTCTCAGCGAATTCCACAATGCTCTCCCTAGCTACCTCCGTTCCCACGAACGGCAGGTACCTCCTCCCTATCTCCCCCATCCCTCTCAGGACCTCGGAGACGGGAATCGGGGGCTCGTGGGAGGGTTCGCCTATGTGAGCGTTTATGACCCTCCTCCCCTCCCTCTCCCTGAGCCTGCAGGCCTCGAAGATGTCCCTTATCGTGATCATCGCCGGAGCTCCAAGTGAATCATAATTAATCTATCGCAGCGCCCCCTCAGGGGCGAGCGCGCTCAGGACCGCATTCACCGCGCTC from Candidatus Korarchaeota archaeon NZ13-K carries:
- a CDS encoding pyridoxal phosphate-dependent aminotransferase; the protein is MITIRDIFEACRLREREGRRVINAHIGEPSHEPPIPVSEVLRGMGEIGRRYLPFVGTEVARESIVEFAERFLGREFHEERIFITNGGAQSLLISALAAQRLRRGRILVPAPGFPQYFEHATEFGYSVAAYDPLSEDLVNEILSKSDDASAVLINYPNNPTGHVAPNSELRDLWSELSRRNVLLINDAAYSQIYFGDKVEVVGDVIADTFSKTFALPGIRIGYIYWGAERPEIVGRLLYLMTAGASEASQLLITEMIRSATEDYFAGVRGRYAELREEVVRRAREAGLIFPEPGGAFYLYARHPKVRDSNELAIRLLDWDPVVGIVPAAAFRGGREFFRVSYGVLGKPEIRELFRVIGEVADSLGAGES
- a CDS encoding phosphoenolpyruvate carboxykinase (ATP), which translates into the protein MRELIPPLEEMTPKSFMEAFERILEAKRRAGITPILDNPDDLFERAKLYGTRYANGAWGWASNIWSRSAANTVVVNDEGELRREHKLLMMRVLEHILAQGPLIKVDGYVGKPGTKVQMHARVYVDPQFPDIAYRWSQLVFPAPRDGRPDVVLFVIPHYLGNPMIPGTDRMMMVLRFPNDWLTIITVSSYQGEVKKGVLCHWINYVYGKGCTGEHAALREFTVKGVDGRWRRVVMAIWGLTGSGKSTHSFYAWDEVNSRIFVERFGVNPLELVRDQVIRNDDIIAICEDRVYGSERGAWTKTEDLTPEQVAMWRGAMSSRALHENTEFDERGYPSFSGELFRYFGRPNRNSRTVLYLEDTGFFDGDVASSGPLTTALFLSPSYFTSYAWMRVEDPAVAAKFLADGKTIGHPAQAKELVGKIRYVPRFSEFTIGVPDSMHVMRFYEMLRKRRESDPIEVYVFVTTGRVGADYRWVEREIQGRRLMVPEPLMEESGGGIRIKGGSKPTIEEDELFILQSSRGAVEYEPHPFWGERVLVPRRIPGLEEGRLRELSPTAHYSMSEFEELLRAEIEESKAWLRINCPGLPDEIVNSMDF
- the proC gene encoding pyrroline-5-carboxylate reductase, which produces MREARAERGPSWVSAFLFEPVAVIGLGRIGTSLALALSKEGYRVLASTAHPERHRDVESSGIEILPSEEAASRGSVVVIAVKPKQIMDLADEIRERVRGKLVISLAASLTTEFLEKLMPGARIVRAMPNLALIVGESITALSPGRSAREPDIEVAKGIFSSVGECVVVEEELMDAVTGLSGSGPAYVFMMVEALADAGVRVGLARDLAIRMAAKTLLGASKMVLTGKHPAELRDMVLTPGGVTIAGLHELERRGFRAALMNAVLAAVRRAEELRNELPLSLMREVRWRIH